One genomic window of Pagrus major chromosome 22, Pma_NU_1.0 includes the following:
- the bub1ba gene encoding mitotic checkpoint serine/threonine-protein kinase BUB1 beta isoform X2 — protein sequence MMSHSLLPLGLLVYVWTRPWCAAAARPAGNELLDDVFLRPEERGLCLQIQYPRAGAAGPSELSQLQTGDQVQSQNFSPDSQNHNIPCADPHGGTSEDLQTVVESRPPVISHKPATKTRKKLSPIQETSVEASSVTSLGGCSPLEEGWDQGEDQDQEEGQAPGGGAVDPCDPDVRRRLLELCDVTSSPDLHSECHPLPAVEEHSCLQLGGELYHTYSRVLDGGSFSVYKGAKEDDYVFIKVDSCSVPWDFHQFQRLKMSSSSGDGLPLISCFLFLDGCITVYTTPPDHMFTELTECVPSEVLVGRKAVGVLQLVSQLHSCRLLHAALQPHLLTCCHRGFLSSDWLFPVDWSSSVDLDLQPGVTSVQQVPSAQTYISLGLLEPSAPPQLVDLVGVAETVHLLLTNRRMVTIKDKGGWTAEKFSGEEPCVLFFRMWGRFFRSLLNAGGRSTLSVLSELKEELSTLYH from the exons ATGATGAGTCACAGTCTGCTGCCGCTCGGCCTGCTGG tgtACGTGTGGACGAGGCCTTGGTGTGCTGCTGCCGCTCGGCCTGCTGG AAACGAGCTGCTGGACGACGTCTTCCTCCGacctgaggagagaggactgtgtCTCCAGATCCAGTATCCACGAGCAG GTGCTGCCGGTCCGTCTGAACTCTCTCAG ctgcagACGGGAGATCAGGTCCAGAGTCAAAACTTCTCACCTGATTCACAGAACCACAACATACCATGCGCAG ATCCTCATGGGGGGACCAGTGAAGACCTGCAGACTGTGGTGGAGTCTCGCCCCCCTGTCATCTCCCACAAACCAGCAACAAAAACCAGAAAGAAACTGAGTCCCATCCAGGAGACCAGCGTTGAGGCCAGCTCTGTGACCTCACTGGGAGGCTGCAGTCCACTGGAGGAGGGCTGGGACCAGGGggaggaccaggaccaggaggAGGGCCAGGCTCCTG GTGGGGGCGCTGTGGATCCCTGTGACCCTGACGTCCGGCGGCGACTGCTGGAgctctgtgatgtcacttcctctcCAGACCTCCACTCAGAGTGCCACCCCCTGCCTGCTGTGGAGGAGCACAGCTGTCTGCAGCTGG GGGGCGAGCTGTATCACACCTACTCCAGAGTTCTGGATGGAGGAAGTTTCTCCGTCTATAAAGGAGCTAAAGAGGACGACTACGTCTTCATCAAG GTGGACAGCTGCTCTGTCCCCTGGGACTTCCACCAGTTCCAACGTCTGAAGATGAGCTCGTCCTCCGGCGACGGTCTTcctctgatcagctgtttcctgttcctGGACGGCTGCATCACCGTCTACACGACGCCCCCCGATCACATGTTCACT gagctGACAGAGTGTGTTCCCAGTGAAGTGTTGGTCGGTCGTAAAGCTGTCGGTGTGCTGCAGCTCGTCTCACAGCTGCActcctgcaggctgctgcaTGCAGCGCTGCAGCCACACCTCCTCACCTGTTGTCACAG AGGTTTCCTgagttctgattggctgttcccGGTGGACTGGTCGTCCTCGGTGGACCTGGACCTGCAGCCAGGTGTCACATCGGTGCAGCAGGTCCCATCAGCTCAGACCTACATCAGTCTGGGTCTCCTGGAGCCGAGCGCTCCCCCACAGCTG GTGgacctggtgggcgtggctgAAACTGTCCACCTCCTTCTGACCAACAGAAGGATGGTCACCATTAAAGACAAAGGCGGCTGGACGGCAGAGAAGTTCAGTGGAGAGGAACCCTG tgtcCTGTTCTTCAGGATGTGGGGGAGGTTTTTCCGCTCATTGCTGAACGCCGGCGGTCGCTCGACGTTGTCCGTCCTGTCCGAGCTGAAGGAGGAGCTGTCGACACTTTACCACTAA
- the bub1ba gene encoding mitotic checkpoint serine/threonine-protein kinase BUB1 beta isoform X1: MSEGLLVQVGSSLFTQSAYQSEPSSQTHLSRGTGPQEEGGANPRSAYCKELLMRGGTEFSFEELRAERVNQQQLDDRPRCLKEEKKKLLVLRTSQQQVIPEGSTCQLSDFAPGVSSFRIYDESQSAAARPAGNELLDDVFLRPEERGLCLQIQYPRAGAAGPSELSQLQTGDQVQSQNFSPDSQNHNIPCADPHGGTSEDLQTVVESRPPVISHKPATKTRKKLSPIQETSVEASSVTSLGGCSPLEEGWDQGEDQDQEEGQAPGGGAVDPCDPDVRRRLLELCDVTSSPDLHSECHPLPAVEEHSCLQLGGELYHTYSRVLDGGSFSVYKGAKEDDYVFIKVDSCSVPWDFHQFQRLKMSSSSGDGLPLISCFLFLDGCITVYTTPPDHMFTELTECVPSEVLVGRKAVGVLQLVSQLHSCRLLHAALQPHLLTCCHRGFLSSDWLFPVDWSSSVDLDLQPGVTSVQQVPSAQTYISLGLLEPSAPPQLVDLVGVAETVHLLLTNRRMVTIKDKGGWTAEKFSGEEPCVLFFRMWGRFFRSLLNAGGRSTLSVLSELKEELSTLYH; the protein is encoded by the exons ATGTCTGAGGGGTTGCTGGTGCAGGTGGGATCATCTCTGTTCACACA GTCGGCCTATCAGAGCGAGCCTTCATCGCAAACGCACCTGAGCAGAGGGACGGGGCCTCAGGAGGAGGGCGGAGCCAATCCGAGGAGTGCCTACTGTAAAGAGCTGCTGATGAGAGGAGGGACAGAGTTCAGCTTTgaagagctgagagctgaaagAGTCAACCAGCAGCAACTGGACG ACAGACCGAGATGtctgaaggaggagaagaagaagctgttgGTGCTCAGGACGTCTCAGCAGCAG GTGATCCCTGAAGGCTCCACCTGTCAGCTCAGTGACTTTGCTCCAGGTGTGTCCTCCTTCCGGATATATGATGAGTCACAGTCTGCTGCCGCTCGGCCTGCTGG AAACGAGCTGCTGGACGACGTCTTCCTCCGacctgaggagagaggactgtgtCTCCAGATCCAGTATCCACGAGCAG GTGCTGCCGGTCCGTCTGAACTCTCTCAG ctgcagACGGGAGATCAGGTCCAGAGTCAAAACTTCTCACCTGATTCACAGAACCACAACATACCATGCGCAG ATCCTCATGGGGGGACCAGTGAAGACCTGCAGACTGTGGTGGAGTCTCGCCCCCCTGTCATCTCCCACAAACCAGCAACAAAAACCAGAAAGAAACTGAGTCCCATCCAGGAGACCAGCGTTGAGGCCAGCTCTGTGACCTCACTGGGAGGCTGCAGTCCACTGGAGGAGGGCTGGGACCAGGGggaggaccaggaccaggaggAGGGCCAGGCTCCTG GTGGGGGCGCTGTGGATCCCTGTGACCCTGACGTCCGGCGGCGACTGCTGGAgctctgtgatgtcacttcctctcCAGACCTCCACTCAGAGTGCCACCCCCTGCCTGCTGTGGAGGAGCACAGCTGTCTGCAGCTGG GGGGCGAGCTGTATCACACCTACTCCAGAGTTCTGGATGGAGGAAGTTTCTCCGTCTATAAAGGAGCTAAAGAGGACGACTACGTCTTCATCAAG GTGGACAGCTGCTCTGTCCCCTGGGACTTCCACCAGTTCCAACGTCTGAAGATGAGCTCGTCCTCCGGCGACGGTCTTcctctgatcagctgtttcctgttcctGGACGGCTGCATCACCGTCTACACGACGCCCCCCGATCACATGTTCACT gagctGACAGAGTGTGTTCCCAGTGAAGTGTTGGTCGGTCGTAAAGCTGTCGGTGTGCTGCAGCTCGTCTCACAGCTGCActcctgcaggctgctgcaTGCAGCGCTGCAGCCACACCTCCTCACCTGTTGTCACAG AGGTTTCCTgagttctgattggctgttcccGGTGGACTGGTCGTCCTCGGTGGACCTGGACCTGCAGCCAGGTGTCACATCGGTGCAGCAGGTCCCATCAGCTCAGACCTACATCAGTCTGGGTCTCCTGGAGCCGAGCGCTCCCCCACAGCTG GTGgacctggtgggcgtggctgAAACTGTCCACCTCCTTCTGACCAACAGAAGGATGGTCACCATTAAAGACAAAGGCGGCTGGACGGCAGAGAAGTTCAGTGGAGAGGAACCCTG tgtcCTGTTCTTCAGGATGTGGGGGAGGTTTTTCCGCTCATTGCTGAACGCCGGCGGTCGCTCGACGTTGTCCGTCCTGTCCGAGCTGAAGGAGGAGCTGTCGACACTTTACCACTAA